The sequence CCAACGACGCCCTTGCGAATCGGATTCAATTCCCCATGAACAGGGCTTGGTCGGTGGCAAGCACCGACTGGGGTTGCCAGCTTCGCTGGGCAAACCAAAAAAAGCCCAGCTCAAATGAGCTGGGCTTTTTTAGAAAAGCGACGCGGACGGGACTCGAACCCGCAACCTCCGGATCGACAGTCCGGGGCTCTAACCAATTGAGCTACCGCGCCTCATTGAGGCTGATTTCAACCGAGTCAAACTCGTTTCAATCTTCTTCAAATGCTCGCAACAAGATGAAGAAAGTGTCATCTCCGTTGTGATGGGCTGGAGTATATCCATGCTCGGATTGGTTGCAAGGCCGGTCTGAGGCGTCCCACAAAATTTTGTTTGGTGGGCATCTTGGGGCGTCCAATCCTGCCGGTTCTAACGATCAAACCTTGCGGGAAAATCGCATCTCGGACTTTCTGCGTTCCAACGCCAGAGTTTGTTGTCCGCGCGGTGGGGTTCGAACTAGCTTTGAATGCACCTAGCTCGTGAAACACCTGGATGCAAATGGGAGTTCCGATATGGACGCTTTCTTGCTCGCCTTTTCAATCGTTGATTACTTCTGGGATTGTTGGTGGGAGTTCGAACATTACTTCACCCACCTGACCAAATTTCAATGGATGCTGCTGTCAGTCGCTTCCGTACTGTTCGGCTTCTTATGCCTGCGCGGCGACCGCTTTCGCATCTGATCGTTTGAGCTGAACAATTCAGCTTCGAACCATCAGGCCAATATCTCGTTGACCACCCGTGCCTCTTCGACACCGGTGAGTCGCTGATCCAATCCCTGGAAGGGGTACGTGAATCGCTCGTGGTCGATTCCCATCTGGTTCAAAATCGTCGCGTTCAAATCACGAATGTGCACCCCGTCGCGGACGATGTTGTAGCTGAACTCGTCCGTTTCCCCATGCACAACGCCTTGCTTAATGCCGGCTCCGGCCATCCAAATGGAGAAACACTTCGGATGGTGGTCGCGACCGTAGTTGGTCTTTGACAGTTTGCCTTGGCAATAGATCGTGCGTCCAAACTCGCCGCCCCAAACCACCAACGTGTCATCCAGCAAGCCACGTTGCTTCAAATCAGTGAGCAAGCCAGCCGACGGTTGATCGGTGTCGCGGCATTGATTGGGAAGGTCCTTTGGCAAAGCGCCATGCTGATCCCAACCGCGATGAAAAATCTGGGTGAAGCGAACGCCGCGTTCCGCCATCCGCCGCGCCATCAAACAGCAATTCGCAAACGTCCCCGGCTTGGTCACATCGGGACCATACAGATCCAGAACGTGTTGCGGTTCATCGCTGAGATCCGTCAACTCAGGAACGCTGGTCTGCATCTTGAACGCCATCTCGTACTGCGCGATACGAGCCTCGGTTTCCGGATCATGCAAACGATCGAGCGTGTTGCGATTGAGTTCCGCAAGCGTGTCCAGCATCCGCCGACGGACCCCCGAATCGATGCCGTTGGGGTTCGACAAATACAACACCGGGTCGCCGCTGCTGCGCAGCGCGACGCCTTGGTACTTGCTGGGCAAAAAACCACTGCCCCACAATCGATTGTAAAGAGCCTGAGCTTGTTTTCGCCCGGTCCAAGAAGCGGTCATGACCAAGAACGCGGGCAAGTCCTCGTTCTCGGTTCCCAAACCGTATGACAACCAAGAACCCAACGATGCCTTGCCCGGCAACTGGTTTCCCGTGCAGATGTACGTGATCGCCGGATCGTGGTTGATCGCTTCGGTGTACATCGATTTGACCAAAGCAATTTCATCGACCTTTTTGGCCATGTGCGGAATCAACTCGCTGGCCATCGTCCCGTTGGCGCCATGCGGCGCAAACTTGTAGATGCTGGGTGCGATCGGGAAACGAGCCTGCCCGCTGGTCATGGTGGTCAATCGTTGGCCTTGCCGGATGGACTCTGGCAAATCCTTGTCAAACCATTCCGCCATGGTCGGCTTGTGGTCCCACATGTCCATCTGGCTGGGTGCACCTGACATAAACAGATAGATCGCGCGTTTCGCCGCGGGTTCGTGGTGCGGCAATCCGGGTTGTCCAGGCACACCGGCATTCGGAACCGGCGTCGGAGGCGTGTCGATCGAAACAGTTTGACTGTCCGCCGCCTTCGACATTCCTGGCATGCTGGCCAGTGCCGCGGCACCAAGCCCCGCTGCGGCACTGGAGAACAACGAACGCCGAGTCAAATGCTGCATGCGTTCTTGAAGAACTGACGACATCAACGGCGATTGCATGATTGAGTTCCAATCTTCGCAAGGGAATTCTGAGCGACTCATTTACAAACCACCTCGTCCAAGTTCAAAAGTGTATTCATGACGACCGTCCAAGCTGCCCAATCCGGGTTGGGTGATCCAACCAACGCTCGAGCTTCCTCCAATTGAACGGTGTAGTGTTCCGTCAGATCTGTCAGCAGTGCTTCCAAAGCACGTAGCTCGCTGGTCTCAATCGGACGCAGCGTCACGCGTTGAAAGACCGAACGCAGTCGCTCTCGCGAATTGGCTTCCCAATCCGATGGATCCGGAGTCGGCAACGAGATGACTTGCTCGGCCATCGCGCGAGCTGCATCCATGGCCTGCGTTTCGTTCAGCAATAACAACGCCTGCATCGGAGTGTTGGTCCGCTCTCGTCGTGCCGTGCATGATTCACGACTGGGTGCGTCAAACGTGGACATCACGGCGGGAGCACTCGTGCGTTTCCAAAACGTGTAAACGCTGCGACGCAGTGTCTTGTCACCTTCGTCCGCGACAAAGTTGGCCGTGTTGCTGTCCGTGTACCCGACGGCTTCCCACAATCCAGCAGGCTGAGGTGGTTTCACACTCGGGCCGCCACGTTTGGTCACCAAACGCCCGGAGACCGATAGCAACTGATCACGAAGCGTTTCCGCATCCAGACGGAACCGAGGACCGCGAGCAAAGAATTGATTGTTCGGATCAACAGCCAACATCCGCTGGGTTGCGGTGGCATCCCGTTGATAAGCCTCCGTCATCACCAAACGCTTCATCAGTTCTTTGACATTCCATCCGCTTTCGCGAAAGTCGATTGCAAGTTCATCCAGCAACTCCGGATGCGTGGGTTGGTGACCTTGGCTGCCAAAGTCTTCGCTGCTCTTGACCAACCCTTGGCCGAACAATTGTTGCCAGAACCGGTTCACGGCCACCCGTGACGTCAATGGATGATCGTCCCGCAACAACCACTTGGCCAAACCCAAACGATCGTTCGGTGCGTCCTCCGGGAACTCCGGCAAGAAACCCGGCGTGGCTCGTTCGACCTTGTCTCCCGGTGAATCGTACAGGCCACGCTGCAAGATGAATGCGTCGCGAGGTTTGGACGTTTCTTTCCAAACCAACGTGGTGGCGATTTGGCCGTTGACCTTGTCCCGCATCGCAATCATGCCGTCTCGCATGTCTTGCAATGCCTGCCAACGAGGATGATCGCAAACGATTTCGCGATAGAAAACCTGTGCGGACTGCCAATCGAGTGCCTGTTCGGATTCATCACGAACGTCCACCTTGGCGAGTCGATCCTTCAACGCATCGGAGAACTGCATGGCGGGTGACTTGATCGCATAAGTCACCTTGGCGGGGCCCTGGCGATTCACATGGCGAATGAAGAGGTGGTTGTCTCCCTTCTTCAAGTCCAGCGAATGCCGTTTCGCGAGCGGTTTGAACGTGTCACTCTCTTGCTTGCCAAGATTCTGTTTCGCGACTTCTTTGCCGTTCAAATAAACCACGCCGCCATCGTCGCAACCAATCATCAGTTCGACCTTTTGATCCGATGGTGACCGGACGATTTGATGAAGCACCGTGACGGAAGGCTGCTCATCATCCGCCGGCAACGTGTTGGGCAGGATCGCAACCACGTCCGCGTGATGCTGCCACTGAAATTCGCGATCGCTATGCGTCACGACTTTCGATGCATCAAACTCGTTTTTGTCTTCGCCAGCGAATGCGTTCTTGAGACCATCGCCCGCGTTCTGAATTGGCAACGGTCCCACCAAGTGAACTTCGCCCAAGACAATTTGCTGGTCAGCCGGCAATTGCCCCATCGAGCTGTTCAGCGACAACGTCACTTTGCGAAGCATGTGAGCCACGTGAACCGATTCGTAGTGCAACGAGACTCGGATCTGTGCGTCGGGTGATTCAACGTAATTTTTCAAATCGGGAATTTCAAACCAAGCGGTCCGATCGCCGGTTTGCTGATGCCCCGCGACCGCCCATCCGGTTGTCGCGTCGATCTTGCCGTCGATGGCGTTGCTGATCGCGAACTCTTTGCCGGATTGCTCGACGTTGGCTCGTGCGGATCGAATTTTGAGAGCGGTCCATTCAGCGTCCGAATTCGGACGGGTCTCGATTTTGATTTCGCTCAACACCGCGTTCTGATTGGACGCCGTTCCAACACGTGGATGGTCTTTGTCGGTGTGAGCGTGCAACTGCAACACCTTCCACGGCCCATCGGAAAGCGGTGAAACGATTTGCATCACGTCTTTCGCGGGCGGTGTGCCTTCCCACTCCACCGAAGCATCGTCATTGACCTTGGCTTTGCCGCCTTGCGTCGTGCTGACTTCCGATGGATGCAACTTGACCTGCAAGGAATCCTCCGACTCTGAAAGCGAACGCTGCCATTCCAGTTGTGCAGCGTCGACTTCCGGCAGCGGCCCTGCAAGTTCGCGATCCAGTTCGGCCAGATCAGATGCGAGTTGCGTCAGTTCGGCTGATTGCTCCTCCGAAGGAACACGAATCACAGGCGCGTGATCCTTCGCGTTGCCGTCCATCGCTCGGCCATCCAACGAATTGAAATAGGCTGACAGAGCGTAGTAGTCTTTCTGCGTGATGGGATCGAATTTGTGGTCGTGGCAAACCGCACAACCTGTCGTCAGCCCGAGAAAGATCGTTCCAAACGAATCCGTCCGATCGCTGACGTTGCGAGCGAATACCTCGTCGTAGATGGATCCACCTTCGTTGGTCGTCACGTTCAATCGGTTGAAACCGCTGGCGATCTTGTTCTTGAGCGACTGCGCTTCGTCAGACTCGTCCAACAAGTCACCGGCCAACTGCTTGGTGATGAACTCATCAAATGGCATGTTTTGATTGAACGCTTCGATAACCCAATCACGGTACGGCCACATTTCGCGATAGTTGTCCAGGTGCAGCCCGTGTGTATCGCCGTAACGCACAAGGTCCAACCAGTACCGAGCCATGTGCTCGCCGTAGTCCGGAGTGGCCAACAGTTCATCGACCAAGTTTTCATAGGCGTCCGGTGACGAATCTTTCACGAACGCTTCGACCTGCTCTAACGTTGGCGGCAAACCGGTCAAATCCAGCGATACCCGACGAGCCAACGTGCGCCGGTCGGCTTTCCCCGCCGGCGACAAACCCAACGATTTCACTCCCGCCAAAATCCACTGATCAATGCGATCCGAGTCCGACGATTCCGCCCCAGGAACGGGCTTGCGCTGCGGTGTGGAGAACGCCCAGTGGGATTCGTAAGGTGCCCCTTCGGCAATCCAACGTTTCAGCAACGCGACCTGAGTTTCTGACAACGGTTTGTGGTATTCCGTTGGCGGCATGATCATGTCTTCATCGTCGGTGACGATGCGTTCGATCAACAAGCTCGCCTCATGGTCATCCGTGTCGATCACATCCGCGATGCCATCGGCCGAATCCAATCGCACGCCGGCTTGGCGATCGTGCTCATCCGGTCCGTGACACGCGAAACAGTGATCCGACAAAATGGGTCGGATGTCACGCCCAAAGTTCACGGTCGACTTCGTGTCGGAGCTGTCCGCCGATAGCTCGTCCGCAGAAAGCGGAGCCGGAGTGAGTAGCGAGGTGACAAACCATCCACTCAAGAGGCAGGACGCGAGAACGTTCCAGTTCATCAAGTTACCCGGGAAGGAGAAAGGTTGGGTGGGGCGGTGGGAAAGCCCAGTTTACTACCAACCTGGAATTGCTCCAAACCAATAGACTTCACACCCCGCAGGGGTGCGTGCATGGGGTCACTCAAAGCGATCTCGAGTTCGCGTGTAGCGTGGGCCCCCCATGCGTCCGATCGTGAAAATGCGTTCTGGGTCGGGCAAGCCGTTTTCACCGGTCACCGAATCGGCGACATAAAACGAAACGATCCGTCCGACGACCAAGTTGGCTCCACCACGACCGGGTCCCAACTGCATCGACGTGATCACTTCACATTCCATCGCCGCCAAAACGTCCGCGACGCGAGGCACAGCGATTTTCTCCGAAGGAGCTTTTTGCAAACCGGACAAGACAAACTCGTCCTCATCGGCTCGCACCTCCGCCGCGGTTTGCTTCATCGATTCGGCGAACTCTTCCGTCACGACGTTGACCACAAACTGACCGTTGGCTCGAACGTTTGCGAGCGTGTCTTTGGCAGTCCCATCCAATCGGTTGACCGGACAAAACATCACCGTCGGTGGATTGGCTCCCACACCACCAAAGAAACTGTACGGCGCCAAATTCGCAATCCCGTCCGGCGAAAGCGTGGAGACCCACGCAATGGGACGCGGCGTGATCAACGCGACCATCGATTCGTAGACCGCGCTGATGCTGACTTCATTGGGATCGATGATCATGTGCCACTCAATTGCTCGGTGAGTCGCGATTGCAATTCAGGCGTGGCGGAAACACAAAACTTTGGGTTCCAATCATCAAACGCTTCGCCGCCGTACCCTTCCAACACGGCACCGGCTTCGCGAGCGATCACGGTCCCCGCTGCGGAATCCCACGCTGCAACGTTGGTCGCCCAGTACCCATCCAAACGCCCCGCGGCGACGTAACACATATTCAGTGCACACGATCCCAGTCGTCGCAGCGACCGACAACGTTCCAGCACCTTGACGAACCGAGTGACCTCAGGGGAATCGCCCGTCACGCCCGCTCGAAAGCTGCACGCGATCAAGCTCTCGTCCAACTGCGTGCAATCACTGCTGCTGATTGGCTTCTCGTTGCAGAAAGCTCCTTGGCCATCGACGGCCGTGAACATCTCATCGCGAGTGGGATCGTAGATCACGCCCAATCGCATTTTGCCCGCGGAGTACAGACCAATCGAAACCGCGAAGCTCTGTAGTTGATGGACGTAGTTGACCGTTCCGTCCAACGGATCGACGACCCAGCACGGTGGTGCATCGCTGTCGCCAGCCAAGACGCTGGCCGGCGGATCGTTTTCGCCTTCTTCTTCGCCGACAAAGGCATAGTCAGGATGCCCCTGCGTCAAAATTTCGCGAATGGCTTTTTGCGACGCCAGGTCAGCATCGGTGACCAGATCTTTGGGGGCTTTCTCACGCACGACGCGATCATCGCGTCGGGCCATCAACTCAACCGCTCCGGCGCGAGCGGCTTCGACGGCTAGCCTCAAATGGGCATTGTCCATGAAGTTTGTCTTGGGGTTGGTTGGAGGCGTTCCGATCGGGTCGGAAGCCGTCAGTCGTTTTCCAACCGACGCAACTCTTCCAACCACAAACGAATGTCATTGTCGTATTCCGTCGACATATTGCCAATGATTAGCTGTCGATGGAATGCCGCTGCCCCCTGTTCCACATGCTCCGCGGCTTCCGCACTAACGAAACGCAGCGTTGGATCCGGGGCAATCAGGCCACGTAAAAAATTCATGAGCAACGCGTTGCGAAGCACCTCTTCCGGAAGAATCCGTTCCAGATTCATCGGCAATTCACGTTTGGCTTGCAGCAATTCGCCAAGATTCTTCGTGTTGTTGAATGGATTGAAACCAGCCAACAACTCGATCAACACATATCCCACGCTGGCCAAATCACTTCGCGGAGTGGCGTCCAAATTGTCCAGCACTTCCGGAGCCGCATAAAGAGGCGTGCACTCTCGATCTTTGGGCGGATTCCGGTAGTCGATGGACGAACCCATGTCGATCAATTTGGTGTGCCCGCTGCGTTTCAGCATAATATTCGCGGGCTTCACATCCCCGTGAACAATGCCGTCACGATGCAGTGCGGCCAACGCGGCCAAGCATTCTCGCACGATCGCCACGGCCACACCGGGTTTGAATCGAGACTGTTCCGGGCCTTCGGTGATGATGACGTCGTTGATGTACTTCCAGCGTTTGGGCGTGATGTGATCACGCAATAATTCCAAACACTTTGGCATGACCAATTGACGAAGGTCATAGCCGTCGACCCATTCCATCAACATCACGCGAATGCGGTCACGTTCGAAAAAGTTCTGAACGTCCAACAGGTTGTCGTGCTGAATCAGCGCGATGCGAGCCGCGATCGACGCGATTCGCTGCATGGCGTCGTCGTACGTCCGAGCGTCGGGAAATCGTTCCGGCGAAAAGATCTTCATCGCCACGGGAACGGTGAAGCCATCCGTGCCACGGTGCTCTGTCAAATAGACCTCGCCTTGACCACCGCGTCCTAACATACGACGCAGGTGATAGTGACCGGTCCAGTTCATCTTGCGACGACGAGTCAGGTCGTCGTAGCGAGAAACCAGCTTGGGGTCACTTTGGTTGGATTCCTCCCCGAGATACGTGATCGTCGGAACAGGTTCGTAGCGAGTGGTTGCAGGCATACCATTTAAACCGTTGCGGCGGCTTCCTTGTCACCAAACATCATCCAGCAACCAACATTGTTCGCCGGGACGCTCTTACTTCAAGCGTTAAAGTCTAGCTTGACTGTGAATACGTTGTTCGTCGATCGCTAAAAAAGAGCATGGGATGAGGGATTACCAGTGAAGGCCGCTGAAGCAGCCTATTTCCCCGACAAGATCAACGCCGCGCCGAACAAAATCCCCGCAACGCAAAAACCTTTGCGTCGAAGGTTCACTTCGCCCAAACGTGACGCTCCAAGAACTAACGCGACAACGACACTGCATCTCCGCAGCGTTGAAACGACAGATACCATGGCCTCCGGGTTCGCCAGCGCTGTGAAGTACACCAAATCAGCTGCCAACAGCAAAGGACTGATGCACCAAACGGCCGCCCGGAACTCAAACTTAGACGCGACAGGACGCTCATCAGTTCCCGACTCGGCGATCAACCGTCGTTGCCGTGCCCAATGAATCGCCAAAGGCGTCATCACCGGCAACATGTAAAGGGTAAACCACGCCTGAACCGTTGCTGGTGAATATCCACCTTTTTGCAGTAAGAATTTGTCGTAGATCGAGCTAAACGCTCCCAACAAAGTCGCCACCAACATGCATCCGACCCACCGATCCGTGGTGAATCGTATCCCTTCGGAACGGCCAATCGTCGAAAAGATCCAAAACGACACGATCACGATGGCGATCCCCATCCACTGCACACTGCTGGGACGTTCGCCCAGTGCTGCAATGGCGATGGCGATGGTCCACACGGGACTGGTCGACCGGATCGGCGCGGCAATCGACAACGGCAAATGCTTCAACGCAAACAAAGCCAACGTCCAGGACGCTCCGACCAGCACGCTTTTGGCAAACAGCATGGCATGGTCGGTCCAGCTCAGCGGTTGAACCATCAAGAAATCAATGGGGAACGCTTCGCCAAGCAAACGCTGCGACAACAACAGCGGTCCCCAAATTCCAACACCAACGCACGCACTGGCGAACAACACCATCGGCACCGCATTTTCGCGAGCCGCCAATTTCTTCGCCAAGTCATAAACGCCCAGGAGCGCCGCCGACACCAACGCCAACATCATCCAGGTCATGATTCCGCGGCTATCAACCGAGCCATCCTGGGGTGAGAGCGACTTGCGGGTTCATCAATGATCGACCGAGCAAGTTCAGCGGGTTGTTTGCCAAACGCTTCAACGAGTTTGCTGGCCGGCGTAACGAATGCTTCGAACAATCGCGTCGCGAACATCGGCGACACTGGCGCGCCGCGCGACTTCCATGTTGACACTCCATTCCGGACGCAAGCGTCGATCGAAAACGGTCATGCCTCGCGTCAGCGCTCCGTTGACTTCTACGTCACCCGCCATGTCCTCCCACTGAAACAACTCAGGCTCGCTGACCGCGATGATAGCCGTGGCGTCTTGCAAGGGAATGACTTCGCGACCGAGTTTTTGATGCGAGATCCGGAACTTGTACGGCAAGATTTTGTGAAGCAACTTGCCCGCCCGCGTCGTTTCGGCTGGCAACTTTTCCAACAAGTCGACTCCAAACGTAACGCCATCGGTCACGTCCAAAGGCACCAAGCTCTTCGTCGTCGCGGAAGCGAAAACCTGTTTGGCACTGGCGGGATCAAAGAAGAAATTCATCTCCGACACGGCCGTCGCATTGCCGCTGTGCGAAACCGCGCCGCCGCTGATCACGACCTTGTCAATCAACGGCAGAACCGACGGGTCCATGCGACACAGACGAGCCAAGTTTGTCAGCGGCCCCAAACAAACCACCGTGATTTCACCCGGATGCCGACGGATCAAGTCCGCCATCAGCTTGTCACTGGAATGGTCGTTTTGGCGAGTGGCCGACGGAAAGTTGTAACCGGCCAAACCATCCGGCCCGTTCAAATGGCTGTCGTCCAGCATCGGTGGATCGTTGGGGACCGCAGCTGTTCCGATTTGCGGATAGCGTGCGGGATCGAGCTGATCAATGATCCCCATCGCGTTGGTGTTGGCCTGCTCCGCATCCACGGTGCCAGCGGTCGGCGTGATCGCAACCACATCCAAACGAGGGTCAAACAAAGCCATGGTGATCGCCACGGCGTCGTCGATGCCCGGGTCACAGTCGATGATGATCTTTCTGCTCATCCCATCAGTTTAGGTTCTTCGAGTGACTCGGGCGAGACCCTTCCAGCTGGCGATGCTTGCTCAAACGTCAGTGGAATGTCGT is a genomic window of Rhodopirellula halodulae containing:
- a CDS encoding DUF1501 domain-containing protein; its protein translation is MSSVLQERMQHLTRRSLFSSAAAGLGAAALASMPGMSKAADSQTVSIDTPPTPVPNAGVPGQPGLPHHEPAAKRAIYLFMSGAPSQMDMWDHKPTMAEWFDKDLPESIRQGQRLTTMTSGQARFPIAPSIYKFAPHGANGTMASELIPHMAKKVDEIALVKSMYTEAINHDPAITYICTGNQLPGKASLGSWLSYGLGTENEDLPAFLVMTASWTGRKQAQALYNRLWGSGFLPSKYQGVALRSSGDPVLYLSNPNGIDSGVRRRMLDTLAELNRNTLDRLHDPETEARIAQYEMAFKMQTSVPELTDLSDEPQHVLDLYGPDVTKPGTFANCCLMARRMAERGVRFTQIFHRGWDQHGALPKDLPNQCRDTDQPSAGLLTDLKQRGLLDDTLVVWGGEFGRTIYCQGKLSKTNYGRDHHPKCFSIWMAGAGIKQGVVHGETDEFSYNIVRDGVHIRDLNATILNQMGIDHERFTYPFQGLDQRLTGVEEARVVNEILA
- a CDS encoding PSD1 and planctomycete cytochrome C domain-containing protein: MNWNVLASCLLSGWFVTSLLTPAPLSADELSADSSDTKSTVNFGRDIRPILSDHCFACHGPDEHDRQAGVRLDSADGIADVIDTDDHEASLLIERIVTDDEDMIMPPTEYHKPLSETQVALLKRWIAEGAPYESHWAFSTPQRKPVPGAESSDSDRIDQWILAGVKSLGLSPAGKADRRTLARRVSLDLTGLPPTLEQVEAFVKDSSPDAYENLVDELLATPDYGEHMARYWLDLVRYGDTHGLHLDNYREMWPYRDWVIEAFNQNMPFDEFITKQLAGDLLDESDEAQSLKNKIASGFNRLNVTTNEGGSIYDEVFARNVSDRTDSFGTIFLGLTTGCAVCHDHKFDPITQKDYYALSAYFNSLDGRAMDGNAKDHAPVIRVPSEEQSAELTQLASDLAELDRELAGPLPEVDAAQLEWQRSLSESEDSLQVKLHPSEVSTTQGGKAKVNDDASVEWEGTPPAKDVMQIVSPLSDGPWKVLQLHAHTDKDHPRVGTASNQNAVLSEIKIETRPNSDAEWTALKIRSARANVEQSGKEFAISNAIDGKIDATTGWAVAGHQQTGDRTAWFEIPDLKNYVESPDAQIRVSLHYESVHVAHMLRKVTLSLNSSMGQLPADQQIVLGEVHLVGPLPIQNAGDGLKNAFAGEDKNEFDASKVVTHSDREFQWQHHADVVAILPNTLPADDEQPSVTVLHQIVRSPSDQKVELMIGCDDGGVVYLNGKEVAKQNLGKQESDTFKPLAKRHSLDLKKGDNHLFIRHVNRQGPAKVTYAIKSPAMQFSDALKDRLAKVDVRDESEQALDWQSAQVFYREIVCDHPRWQALQDMRDGMIAMRDKVNGQIATTLVWKETSKPRDAFILQRGLYDSPGDKVERATPGFLPEFPEDAPNDRLGLAKWLLRDDHPLTSRVAVNRFWQQLFGQGLVKSSEDFGSQGHQPTHPELLDELAIDFRESGWNVKELMKRLVMTEAYQRDATATQRMLAVDPNNQFFARGPRFRLDAETLRDQLLSVSGRLVTKRGGPSVKPPQPAGLWEAVGYTDSNTANFVADEGDKTLRRSVYTFWKRTSAPAVMSTFDAPSRESCTARRERTNTPMQALLLLNETQAMDAARAMAEQVISLPTPDPSDWEANSRERLRSVFQRVTLRPIETSELRALEALLTDLTEHYTVQLEEARALVGSPNPDWAAWTVVMNTLLNLDEVVCK
- a CDS encoding flavin reductase family protein, with the translated sequence MIIDPNEVSISAVYESMVALITPRPIAWVSTLSPDGIANLAPYSFFGGVGANPPTVMFCPVNRLDGTAKDTLANVRANGQFVVNVVTEEFAESMKQTAAEVRADEDEFVLSGLQKAPSEKIAVPRVADVLAAMECEVITSMQLGPGRGGANLVVGRIVSFYVADSVTGENGLPDPERIFTIGRMGGPRYTRTRDRFE
- a CDS encoding inositol monophosphatase family protein, whose product is MDNAHLRLAVEAARAGAVELMARRDDRVVREKAPKDLVTDADLASQKAIREILTQGHPDYAFVGEEEGENDPPASVLAGDSDAPPCWVVDPLDGTVNYVHQLQSFAVSIGLYSAGKMRLGVIYDPTRDEMFTAVDGQGAFCNEKPISSSDCTQLDESLIACSFRAGVTGDSPEVTRFVKVLERCRSLRRLGSCALNMCYVAAGRLDGYWATNVAAWDSAAGTVIAREAGAVLEGYGGEAFDDWNPKFCVSATPELQSRLTEQLSGT
- a CDS encoding serine/threonine-protein kinase, yielding MPATTRYEPVPTITYLGEESNQSDPKLVSRYDDLTRRRKMNWTGHYHLRRMLGRGGQGEVYLTEHRGTDGFTVPVAMKIFSPERFPDARTYDDAMQRIASIAARIALIQHDNLLDVQNFFERDRIRVMLMEWVDGYDLRQLVMPKCLELLRDHITPKRWKYINDVIITEGPEQSRFKPGVAVAIVRECLAALAALHRDGIVHGDVKPANIMLKRSGHTKLIDMGSSIDYRNPPKDRECTPLYAAPEVLDNLDATPRSDLASVGYVLIELLAGFNPFNNTKNLGELLQAKRELPMNLERILPEEVLRNALLMNFLRGLIAPDPTLRFVSAEAAEHVEQGAAAFHRQLIIGNMSTEYDNDIRLWLEELRRLEND
- a CDS encoding EamA family transporter; its protein translation is MTWMMLALVSAALLGVYDLAKKLAARENAVPMVLFASACVGVGIWGPLLLSQRLLGEAFPIDFLMVQPLSWTDHAMLFAKSVLVGASWTLALFALKHLPLSIAAPIRSTSPVWTIAIAIAALGERPSSVQWMGIAIVIVSFWIFSTIGRSEGIRFTTDRWVGCMLVATLLGAFSSIYDKFLLQKGGYSPATVQAWFTLYMLPVMTPLAIHWARQRRLIAESGTDERPVASKFEFRAAVWCISPLLLAADLVYFTALANPEAMVSVVSTLRRCSVVVALVLGASRLGEVNLRRKGFCVAGILFGAALILSGK
- a CDS encoding nucleoside hydrolase, whose amino-acid sequence is MSRKIIIDCDPGIDDAVAITMALFDPRLDVVAITPTAGTVDAEQANTNAMGIIDQLDPARYPQIGTAAVPNDPPMLDDSHLNGPDGLAGYNFPSATRQNDHSSDKLMADLIRRHPGEITVVCLGPLTNLARLCRMDPSVLPLIDKVVISGGAVSHSGNATAVSEMNFFFDPASAKQVFASATTKSLVPLDVTDGVTFGVDLLEKLPAETTRAGKLLHKILPYKFRISHQKLGREVIPLQDATAIIAVSEPELFQWEDMAGDVEVNGALTRGMTVFDRRLRPEWSVNMEVARRASVADVRDAIVRSIRYAGQQTR